The following are encoded in a window of Kitasatospora sp. NBC_01250 genomic DNA:
- a CDS encoding acyl-CoA dehydrogenase family protein — translation MGRLAQTDGLTEIQRDILATVRDFVDKEIIPVATELEHKDEYPAAIVEGMKQLGLFGLTIPEEFGGLGESLLTYALVVEEIARGWMSVSGIVNTHFIVAHMINAHGTQEQKEYFLPRMAAGEIRGAFSMSEPGLGSDVSAISTKGVKDGEFYVLNGQKMWLTNGGTSTLVAVLCKTDEGADTPYRNMTTFLIEKTPGFGPNPTVPGLTVPGKIEKMGYKGVDTTELVLQDVRIPANRILGGVPGKGFYQMMDGVEVGRVNVAARGCGVARRAFELGISYAQQRSTFGKKIAEHQAIQFKLAEMATKVEAAHQMMVMAARKKDSGERNDLEAGMAKYLASEYCKEVVEDSFRIHGGYGFSKEYEIERLYREAPMLLIGEGTAEIQKMIVGRRLLEEYRLAE, via the coding sequence ATGGGACGCCTCGCACAGACCGACGGCCTCACCGAGATCCAGCGGGACATCCTCGCCACCGTGCGGGATTTTGTCGACAAGGAGATCATCCCGGTCGCCACCGAGCTGGAGCACAAGGACGAGTACCCCGCCGCGATCGTGGAGGGGATGAAGCAGCTGGGCCTGTTCGGCCTGACCATCCCCGAGGAGTTCGGCGGCCTCGGTGAGTCGCTGCTCACCTACGCCCTGGTGGTCGAGGAGATCGCCCGTGGCTGGATGTCGGTGTCCGGCATCGTCAACACCCACTTCATCGTGGCCCACATGATCAACGCCCACGGCACCCAGGAGCAGAAGGAGTACTTCCTGCCCAGGATGGCCGCCGGCGAGATCCGCGGCGCCTTCTCGATGTCCGAGCCGGGCCTGGGCTCGGACGTCTCGGCGATCAGCACCAAGGGCGTCAAGGACGGCGAGTTCTACGTCCTCAACGGCCAGAAGATGTGGCTGACCAACGGCGGCACCTCCACCCTGGTCGCGGTGCTCTGCAAGACGGACGAGGGCGCCGACACCCCCTACCGCAACATGACCACCTTCCTGATCGAGAAGACGCCCGGCTTCGGCCCGAACCCGACCGTCCCCGGTCTGACCGTGCCCGGCAAGATCGAGAAGATGGGCTACAAGGGCGTCGACACCACCGAGCTGGTGCTCCAGGACGTACGAATTCCGGCCAACCGGATCCTCGGCGGCGTCCCCGGCAAGGGCTTCTACCAGATGATGGACGGCGTCGAGGTCGGCCGGGTCAACGTGGCCGCGCGCGGCTGCGGAGTGGCCCGGCGCGCCTTCGAGCTCGGCATCTCCTACGCCCAGCAGCGCTCCACCTTCGGCAAGAAGATCGCCGAGCACCAGGCGATCCAGTTCAAGCTGGCCGAAATGGCCACCAAGGTCGAGGCCGCGCACCAGATGATGGTGATGGCCGCCCGCAAGAAGGACAGCGGCGAGCGCAACGACCTCGAGGCCGGCATGGCCAAGTACCTCGCCTCCGAGTACTGCAAGGAGGTCGTCGAGGACTCCTTCCGGATCCACGGCGGCTACGGCTTCTCCAAGGAGTACGAGATCGAGCGCCTGTACCGCGAGGCGCCGATGCTGCTGATCGGCGAGGGCACCGCGGAGATCCAGAAGATGATCGTCGGCCGCCGCCTGCTGGAGGAGTACCGGCTCGCCGAGTAG
- a CDS encoding phosphatidylserine decarboxylase, with product MPISPSPRSSVTERDALAPETAGRRPRVTIARGATPWFVPTLATAALTTALTKRNGKWALAAVPTCALSAGMLWFFRDPEREIGAGRVISPADGVVQSIDAWPDGRTRVAIFMSPLNVHVNRAPLPGTVTSVEHIAGGFVPAFNKDSDRNERVVWHFDTELGDIEMVQIAGAVARRIVPYVPAGTKVEQGERIGLIRFGSRVDTYLPPGVEVGVEVGQKTTAGVTRLDRD from the coding sequence ATGCCCATCAGCCCGTCCCCACGCTCCTCCGTCACGGAACGCGATGCCCTCGCTCCCGAGACGGCCGGCCGGCGACCCCGCGTCACCATCGCGCGCGGAGCCACCCCCTGGTTCGTCCCGACCCTGGCCACCGCGGCCCTGACCACCGCTCTCACCAAGCGGAACGGCAAGTGGGCTCTCGCGGCGGTACCGACCTGCGCGCTCAGCGCGGGCATGCTGTGGTTCTTCCGCGACCCCGAGCGCGAGATCGGCGCCGGCAGAGTGATCTCGCCGGCCGATGGCGTGGTGCAGAGCATCGACGCCTGGCCCGACGGCCGCACCCGGGTGGCGATCTTCATGAGCCCGCTCAACGTGCACGTCAACCGGGCTCCGCTGCCGGGCACCGTGACCTCCGTCGAGCACATCGCCGGCGGCTTCGTCCCCGCGTTCAACAAGGACAGCGACCGCAACGAGCGGGTCGTCTGGCACTTCGACACCGAGCTCGGCGACATCGAGATGGTGCAGATCGCCGGCGCCGTGGCGCGCCGCATCGTGCCGTACGTGCCCGCCGGCACCAAGGTCGAGCAGGGCGAGCGGATCGGCCTGATCCGCTTCGGCTCCCGCGTCGACACCTACCTGCCGCCCGGCGTCGAGGTCGGCGTCGAGGTCGGCCAGAAGACGACCGCGGGGGTGACACGCCTTGACCGTGACTGA